DNA from Xiphias gladius isolate SHS-SW01 ecotype Sanya breed wild unplaced genomic scaffold, ASM1685928v1 HiC_scaffold_1472, whole genome shotgun sequence:
CCAGATTcatataatatgaaaatacatcTTCACCTTCTTTACCATCAATACATTACgtttgcacattttattgtgctACTATGATGTTTGATACCACAatacagcagaaacagcagaatGATACCTGGCACATACACTGTAAGGAATGGGGTACAAAGTGACGTTTTAGAGTTTTAGATGTTTGCAAAATTGCTTTTGAATCATCACTTAATTAAGTATCTCAGCTTTAATGGAAAAGAACAGCTCTCTACAAtaaactgcaaaagaaaaactagaaaTCCCCATTTAAAACACAGCGTAActgtattaaaaatacatgcataGTTTTCGATCAACCTTGTACCAGTAGTTTGGTGTATTCTGTGTGattattaaaaacaaggaaatttTAGAGTATCTTTGTACACAGTTTTTAAGGGAATACAGCCTTTTCAAGTTACTAGGTACTAgaaatatacactcactgagcactttattagaacACCATACCAATACTAGAttgttcctccctttgctctcaaatagcctcaggtcttcgtggcctggattccacaagatgttggaaactttcctttaaGATTCTGCTTCATgctgacatgattgcatcacatcatttctgcagatttgtcagctgcacattcatgctgccaatctcctgttctaccacatctcAGAGGTGTTTTACTGGATTCAGATGTGGTGAATGAGGAGgacactgaagtacactgaactcattgtgaTGTTCacgaaaccagtttgagattaCTTTAACTGTGGCCTTAAAatgaagcacatggtcagcaacatTATTCCGACAGAGcgtggcattcaaaccatggTTGATTGTtgttaaggggcccaaagtgagccaagaaaacaatacaacaccaccaccagcctggactgttgacacaaggcaggttgggtccatggatttatgctgttgatgccaaattctgaccctaccatctgctgtcTCAGCAGTAACCCTGCCTTCCAGCCACCTGGCGACTCCTTGCCCACctactcacctgttcctcatttccCATTTACTCCCTAGTATGCTGTATTCCCTATACTGGCCCATGTCCACCTACACTCTCCCTATAATGCCATTCCAGCCATAGCCTTCAAGCCTCAGTTACATGTTATTGCCTGCCTGTTTGGACCTCCTACTGGATTTTGGACCTTGGCACTTTTGTCTGTTCCTTTGCCTTCTTTTGCCTTGTgctcctgcctgcctgctgccaACCACTGCCTAAGCCCTCATGTTAACCTTTGCCTGGGTTTTTCTGCTGAgcctaaatttaaaaagaaaaagaaataaaaaataaaaaatgttttgaatggtGTCTCTGAGTCATGCATTTAAGTCCTTCCGATTTTGAGCCATGAcacaatcatgccatggtcaaaatcactgagatcacattttttctcccaTTCTGATCtgtgatgtgaacattaactgaaactcctgacctgtatctgcaggatttattgcactgctgccacatgattggctgatcgGTTAAACACATGAATAAGCAGGcgtacaggtgttcctaataaagtgcttggtgaatGTATAGAAAAAGGATGGTTGTCAACAGCAATATAcatggcaaaataaaaaatagatgtTCTCATAATCACGTGGAATACCGAGGGGgccaacaaaaataattaaattgtttaaatgaatgtaactgtaaaaatgtgtaattgttATACTGGCACACTCAAGGCTCAATGATCACAATACACTAAAaccttataaaaaaaatcaaattaatttgttgttaaaattaaaaaatttaaaaaaagcagtatTAATGTAATTCCATAAAATCTAGAAACATTTCTGTCAATAGAAGAGTTTCTGTCTTTTAATACAGGTaagtaaaattaattaaaggTGAATACATGATTCAAGTACAACTCGTGAGAAAATATGCAATGTCCATCTTGAAACCCACTCTATCTAAGTATGCAAAAACCAATGCACATGTACATTCCTTTGGATGTAAGACACTTGATTTCTTTTACAACAAGGTAATAAAAGATAGAATAGCAGCACACATAAAAACCTGCATTCCATTTCCATACCACTGTACATAGCATTTGTGCACGtgtttttagtatttaaaagtatttttaagtaGTTTTAGTACTTAGCGTGTTCATGCTCGaaaatgtgtgctgtttgtatacagtattgtcccacaatgcaatgctcATAAGAAATGCAGGAGCTACTCACAACTGCAAAACATTCAAATTGTAGATGGTGGTGAAATAGTttgttgtaaaacaaaatgagtcaatttttgcaaaaacatttttctttctggtaATGGGATGGCAAtagtaatattaaaataaactcAAAGTCCACTTCCTaatttttcagagctttcaactcAATTGCATCTCAGAGTCTTCATCAACAAATAGAATTTGCTAAGTTGTCATTGTAAATGACCAAACATATCACCAGATATGTTTGTTGGCACTTTGCCATTTTGTAAAACACTGGATAAACACttttctgtgaaaacatttgtaaaattctttctttcttcagtaCCTGCAATTACAGCATAATGctgggaagttttttttttgttttttttacctcagtatATACTGGGTGTGGACCTCTAAATGTATTTAGTCCACTGTCTGACTCTGGAACATGAAGAAGCTCCCAGTCTCTTCGGCATTCTTTGGCATATGGGCTGCATGTACTGGAAGTGCTGAGAGCAGCAAGTTTGTATtagagctggtatcagcagcagctgagtcaAGATGAGTGTACAGGTTTATGGTACCTAGCAGTGAGATCATTCAGCTACGGTTAGAGCTGAGCGGAAAATTTGTGTCATTCAATCACCGCTTTGTCACACAATACTCAAGTGAATTTGTCACACTATTTAGGGatgtaatgctttcatttatatcGCTGACagtttggtaacatataaaagATGAGTAGGCAGGAGAATGTAAAAGCTGTTGTCAGTGTTGGACTTAGACTGCGGGCATATGGCTTTTTCCTGGGGGCAGAATGAACCAGTGTAAACTTGATTTGTatcaaattcaaaaaaacaccagtagaaaacagtACTTTGTTTGTTCATGGCCAGCACTACTTCAGTGTGGTTAAGACGGTTAGAGAAGAAGAGCTGGGTTGTACTGGGAAATTACTAGTTTGTATGATGTGTTGTGCGATGATGTTGGAAGTATTTATGGCTATTCTGAACGGCCGCAATGGCCCTCACTGCCATGCTTCAAACATTTGCACTGCATTAACAATTTCAGGTGATATATTTTTTACCACAatgtgaaattgtgtttttatagtgTCTACATCTACCTATTTATGTAGGTTATGTTTCAAGCCTTTGAGTTCCCTTTCTCAGAGTGTTTTCACAAATATAATGGCATTACAGGAAAATTTTTCTCTCATAGCCAAGACTTCTTAGACTGTCCCAGCCTGGCCATGTTGGCAAGCTTGACCTTCactttgtctctgctctctggACTTCTCTTGGAGGTGCATTTCACAGTTGAGGAGGAGATAGTCTCAAAGGAGATAGTCGGGGCATGTGTGAGCAGACCTCCAGTTTTCTCTGGGGCCATGGTGGTCTGCAGAACCAGCTGGCCCCTCAGAGAATGTCTAAGCTGCAGCAGGAGGGGGTTGTGATTTGAGTACAGTTTGACAGTGTCCCTTTCCTGACTGCAGCAGGTTGAGCAGGCTGAGCAGAGGATGTGGAAAATGTAGACCCAGCCCAGGTAGTGGAGCTCTGCGATGTTGAGCACAAAGCAACCCAGGCTGATGCTGAACATGAAGTTCAGGAAGATGGTTTTCTCATTGGCACGTGACACAAAGCAGTCTGTACGAGTAGGACAGGGGTAGGTCTCACAGCGGTACAGGTGAGGCACCTCAAACCCAAACAAGAAGTACTGGCCCACCAGGAAGGTGATCTCCATGACAGATCGTAGTAACACATGAAGGATGTAGATGAGGAAAACCTGGCTGGACTGCTGGGTGGGGTCCTCTCTTACTTCACCATAATCCTCCTGCAGAAAACTTTGCTCTactccatccctctccctcacATCCCATTCCTCCCTGTAATGAGGACAGCAGGTAGGCATGCCAACACTCAGGGCTTCTATGTTATCCTTTCCCATGTGGCCGCATCTCTGTATGGGAGGAGTCTGGGCCACCACCCGTGCTCTTCGGCCATCCAGCTTCTCATCCTTGGCAATCTTATGTAGAACAAAAACTATATAGAAGATGGATGGGGTGGAGACCAGCACAATTTGGAAGACCCAGAACCTTAGATATGACACAGGAGCAAAGGTATCATAACAGACGTTGCTGCATCCGGGCTGCTGAGTGTTACAGGTGAACTTTGACTGCTCGTCACTGTAGACAGCATCACCCACCAAGGCCACCAGCAGGATACGGAAAATGAGCAGCATAGTGAGCCAGATCTTGCCTATCACTGTAGAGTGGTTCTGGACCTCAGAGAGGAAGCGACCAAGTATGGACCAGTCACCCATGGCTTAACCTTAGAGAGATAGTAGAGGATTATGTCATCAGTGTTATTTATAGTAGACCAAGTTAGAGAATGAGGTTTCTGTTTACATCAGTAGTtctcaaatattttctgtttgtttgggaGCAGACAGAATTTCATTATTTGAGCTATACAAAGTCAGTTGAATTGTTATAAACCATCAAAAGTTTTGGGgaagtaattaaaacaaaacaagtccagttgaatgtgatttgtttttaaataacatcGTCTGGAACATGAACCGCATGTTTCCTTTCTGATCCTACTAACAGTCATTACCATCCACCCTTTCCAATCTCATCACTTTGCCATTAAGGGGGCTAAAGATTCAAATAGGGGAAATAGTAAGCAATGTgacttaaataaatgttaatattagCTATCTATTCACATTTACAATATTAGGCATTCATTTGTTCAGACTGGTGAATCAAACCTTGAGGCTGATTCAGCTCCAAAACTATTTTTGTTATAGTTTTGCTCAGTTGCCCTGGCACAATTATCTTATGAAAATCATGATTCTCAACAAAAGTTGTGCAATTCTCAAATCTACATAATCTTCTTACAGCATTATATGCTTTTCGTGTTGCTTGACCCAGTAATGTGTTGACTTCATCGGCATGCTCATTGTGTAAATCTTTGCATGCAAAATATTATACCCAACCATCATAACCTTTCAAACattaatgtttcatattttcagtaGTCTGGCATTGTTGTAATACCACAAGAACTGAATGGTGAGTCTTGTGATGAGTTGCatctatcatttctgtcatttttatggGCGTGACAGTTTCCCGTTTACAAAGGCTGAAGCTTGTCAAGCAGAGAGGGGGGAGCAGCATTTTATGGATATCTGTGTGCACACGCATATTCCTGGGATCTTTGATGGGGGCCTAGCTATAGCTAGGTACAGACAAGTGTGCTTTTCAAGTTGTCCTTGACCCAGTCTCTAGtgttctgagatcagttatgatattgTACCCATTATTATACCAATGTGCAAATGAGTGTGGAAACTGTATTTGTGCAttagaaaatgacttaaacagtCTTTTCATCCTGAGTGTTAAGAGGTTGCAGTAGCAAGTAAAGAATATCACACTGTGATTTGTCATCTCAAATTGGTGGAAGTTTGCTCACTAATCACTTTGGTCAACGTGTGTGACAACAAGGAGTTGGGTGTATTGTGGGGCAGCTTTAATAACTCTTCTTGCAAGGAAAGCTTTCACAgatatatttattcaatttacataTTCACAGTTAACCATGTAATATAATACCCAAGCCTTTGCATGTACAATGCTAaaaatagacagatagacacaaGTGTTGGATGGCCAGTGAGGTGCTGCGGggatttatattttcaaatattttcaatttttttttcatttgactgtcTTGACTGTAGCAAAaggaacattttattgattagcAGTGATGAACTTGTTGATTAAGTTATATGCCTGTCTTTTGCAGCACAGATGAAATGCTCTGCTGCTCAGTATAAAATAGTGTGGTAGTTGCGCATCACTATTGATGAAAAGGTCCACATTTCAGGAAACTCAGGTACAAGTAAATCACTAGCCCAATTTTCCTGTGTCTGgtgtttgtggttttcatgGCCACTGGGCGAGCTGCGGTGGCACTCCAGTTACTAGTGAGTGAGCTTGGGAACAGTAGTTTTGCTGAATAATTTGAACTCAAGGTCCAACTAGCTTTTTCTACAGCTTTCAGCTTCAGCTCTCTTCTACTGGATGCTGTTGTCATCATTTGACCTAAGTATGAAACTTCTGTCACGTGTTCAACCAGGAGTCAGTGGACTGCCAAAGACAaatcaaggacattcacagcCAACGCCAGAGACAATCCTTGAACAGAGATAGAAGTTACCAACCCCCCCCTATATACAACCACCTTACTGAAGTATAACTCTTAGATCATGTAATGATACCTGACCCATCTCCATGACAGTTGAGAACTCCCTtcaccaacaagtcctccaacctaaacggCCATATGAGTCATTTGTCCATACTCTCTGATACAACCCATAGGACGGTCTCCTGAATTAACCGCAGGAAAAATGCCTCAGATAAACCGTTAAAAACCACCATTGATGAATAAATAACCAATTCTTTTATGTTGTGACAATGCTAAGGTAAagatttggttaggtttaggcacaaaaacaacttggttaactttagggaaagatcatggtttgggttcaaataagtacttccttaatGTTAGATGAAGTTTGTTGTTAtggtaaccatgacaacaaagatCTTAATTATCCTAATAAATACATGGTTAATGTTATAGAAcaattgtggtcatggttaaaagaaacgTTGACAGTTAAAGTCCAATGGTTTCTTGATCCATCTATGCAGCCTGACTTCCTCTGTATGCAGACGGAGGATGCTCTATAACAACATCACCGGACTAATTCCTATAGCCTCCACGGgactttgtcacttgaatgtaaaaatgtcgTTTTGGGTCATCTGCTGAAAAGGCTGATACTGTCTGACATGACATCCAAACAATAAAATTTAACAATGGTTCGTAAAAAGCTGCTTGCAAAAATGACCTATGGTGCCTCCCATTCACCAATGAAGCCTGTGAGATGTTTataaaagctctggaaaaagaaaGTATAAGGAcattgagattattttg
Protein-coding regions in this window:
- the LOC120787389 gene encoding gap junction gamma-1 protein-like — translated: MGDWSILGRFLSEVQNHSTVIGKIWLTMLLIFRILLVALVGDAVYSDEQSKFTCNTQQPGCSNVCYDTFAPVSYLRFWVFQIVLVSTPSIFYIVFVLHKIAKDEKLDGRRARVVAQTPPIQRCGHMGKDNIEALSVGMPTCCPHYREEWDVRERDGVEQSFLQEDYGEVREDPTQQSSQVFLIYILHVLLRSVMEITFLVGQYFLFGFEVPHLYRCETYPCPTRTDCFVSRANEKTIFLNFMFSISLGCFVLNIAELHYLGWVYIFHILCSACSTCCSQERDTVKLYSNHNPLLLQLRHSLRGQLVLQTTMAPEKTGGLLTHAPTISFETISSSTVKCTSKRSPESRDKVKVKLANMARLGQSKKSWL